Proteins from a genomic interval of Oscillatoria salina IIICB1:
- a CDS encoding alpha-L-glutamate ligase-like protein — MLPFSLQRHGILGINARNLDYLFPNNPRQLYRLADSKLETKKIAESIGIPVPETYGIITFQNEVKTLPKLVKNCSSFVVKPGKGSGGDGIMVVKEVTESGYRQANGSVMKSDDLHYHLYNILGGMFSIAGQSDLIIIEAMVQFDRVFEKIAYQGVPDVRVIVYHGVPTMAMLRLPTKVSDGKANLHRGGVGVGIDLATGKTLAGIQNNRYLDKHPETGYPLRGHQIPHWETILEMAAKLGDRTEFGYLGVDIVLDRDKGPLLLEINARPGLSIQIANREGLTERLQTIDRALLKLSDIEEKIAFAQENFARD; from the coding sequence ATGTTGCCATTTTCACTTCAACGCCACGGAATTCTGGGAATTAATGCTCGGAATTTAGATTATTTGTTTCCTAATAATCCACGTCAGCTTTATCGACTTGCTGACTCGAAACTTGAAACGAAAAAGATTGCTGAAAGTATTGGTATACCTGTTCCCGAAACTTACGGAATAATTACTTTTCAAAATGAGGTTAAGACGTTACCAAAGTTAGTCAAAAATTGCTCATCTTTTGTGGTAAAACCAGGAAAAGGAAGTGGCGGAGATGGGATTATGGTCGTTAAAGAAGTGACCGAATCAGGCTACCGTCAAGCAAATGGTTCTGTTATGAAATCAGATGATTTGCATTATCATTTGTATAATATTCTTGGCGGAATGTTTTCGATTGCAGGTCAAAGCGATCTGATAATTATTGAAGCTATGGTACAGTTCGATCGCGTATTTGAAAAAATAGCTTATCAAGGCGTTCCCGATGTTCGAGTAATCGTTTATCATGGTGTTCCTACAATGGCAATGTTGCGTTTACCGACAAAAGTTTCTGACGGAAAGGCAAATTTGCACCGAGGTGGTGTGGGTGTGGGAATTGATTTAGCGACGGGGAAAACTTTAGCTGGGATTCAAAATAATCGCTATCTTGACAAGCATCCAGAAACTGGATATCCGTTGCGAGGTCATCAAATACCCCATTGGGAAACTATTTTAGAGATGGCTGCTAAATTAGGCGATCGCACTGAGTTTGGCTACCTTGGTGTGGATATTGTTTTGGATCGCGACAAAGGACCACTTTTATTAGAAATAAATGCTCGTCCCGGACTTTCTATTCAAATTGCTAATCGAGAGGGTTTAACTGAACGATTGCAAACTATCGATCGCGCTTTACTGAAACTT
- a CDS encoding UUP1 family membrane protein — protein MKRTLHALLLALFLGAVGLGIFIHKLTASEVPFFPNQAFNSWYVEAKISFSSQPSPLSVDTDLPSSIRFHLPQDSPRYQIVAENFVNQGFDRQIETEENSTNRVATFTKQNAENASEFIFYRANIERNTGFTPIEEEVPISGRRLVDKQMVRFGTNTERVKENLAENLPVTEIVGLIKEAKEKSSDRFSFAQQIYQLALQTDDIRIQAVSRNVRKPDSTVQIAAFLLERAEVPVRVGNGIFLRGEEVYSTDFVEWLEVKDGSRWLALDPVDQTFKEQNRYLTWWYGTDRVLTATGANNVDLAIVVQPNTNDGFTRTVLENETAISPFLEYSFLRLPLATQRVLQILVLVPIGALIISILHQMVGLKTFGTFTPILISLAFRQTGIIVGIPLFILVVIIGLLFRGYLNKLQLLIVPRLAAILTATVLLVGLLAVVMESLGIQLGLSVSLFPIVILAMTIERASLMWEEDGAKDTVIAGLGTVLAAVVGYFCMVNDYVQHWAFVFPELLLLVLGINIMVGRYNGYKLIEYFRFMSLQKQLNQAER, from the coding sequence GTGAAGCGCACTCTTCATGCTTTACTTTTAGCCTTATTTTTAGGAGCAGTGGGACTAGGCATTTTTATTCATAAGTTAACTGCTTCTGAGGTTCCTTTCTTTCCTAATCAAGCTTTTAATAGTTGGTATGTGGAAGCGAAAATTTCTTTCTCTTCGCAACCATCACCACTTTCGGTAGATACGGATTTGCCTAGTAGCATTCGCTTTCATCTTCCCCAAGATTCTCCCCGTTATCAAATTGTAGCAGAAAACTTCGTTAATCAAGGATTCGATCGCCAAATTGAAACAGAAGAAAATTCGACTAACAGAGTAGCAACTTTTACGAAACAAAATGCGGAAAATGCCAGTGAATTCATCTTTTATCGAGCTAATATTGAAAGAAACACTGGCTTTACTCCAATTGAAGAAGAAGTGCCAATTTCGGGACGGCGGCTAGTAGATAAGCAAATGGTTCGCTTTGGGACGAATACTGAAAGAGTGAAAGAAAATTTAGCGGAAAATTTGCCCGTTACCGAGATCGTCGGTTTGATTAAAGAAGCGAAAGAAAAATCCAGCGATCGCTTTTCTTTTGCTCAACAAATTTATCAACTAGCTCTTCAGACAGATGACATTCGCATTCAAGCTGTCAGTCGAAATGTCAGAAAGCCAGATTCCACCGTTCAAATAGCCGCATTTTTGTTAGAAAGAGCCGAAGTTCCAGTAAGAGTTGGTAACGGAATCTTTTTGAGAGGTGAAGAAGTTTATTCGACTGATTTTGTTGAATGGCTGGAAGTTAAAGACGGATCTCGCTGGTTAGCTTTAGATCCAGTTGACCAAACTTTTAAAGAACAAAATCGCTATCTAACTTGGTGGTACGGTACAGATCGAGTCTTAACCGCAACAGGTGCAAACAATGTCGATTTAGCGATCGTTGTTCAACCAAATACCAATGACGGATTTACCCGCACAGTTTTAGAGAACGAAACTGCGATAAGTCCTTTTTTAGAATACTCTTTTCTCCGGCTACCACTAGCAACTCAAAGAGTCTTACAAATCCTCGTTCTCGTCCCAATTGGTGCTTTAATTATCTCCATTTTACACCAAATGGTCGGCTTAAAAACCTTTGGCACATTTACACCCATTTTAATCTCGCTTGCCTTTCGTCAAACCGGAATTATTGTCGGGATACCTCTATTTATTTTAGTAGTAATTATTGGGCTTTTATTCCGTGGCTACCTTAATAAATTACAGCTTTTAATTGTTCCTAGACTCGCCGCCATTTTAACCGCTACTGTTTTGTTAGTCGGTTTGCTAGCAGTTGTCATGGAAAGTCTCGGTATTCAGTTAGGTTTATCAGTTTCTCTGTTTCCGATTGTGATCCTCGCGATGACAATCGAACGAGCATCTTTAATGTGGGAAGAAGATGGTGCTAAAGATACGGTAATTGCCGGACTGGGAACAGTTTTAGCGGCAGTTGTTGGTTATTTTTGTATGGTTAATGATTATGTACAACATTGGGCATTTGTCTTTCCGGAATTATTGCTTTTAGTCCTGGGGATTAATATTATGGTGGGACGCTACAACGGTTATAAATTAATCGAGTATTTCCGTTTTATGTCTCTCCAAAAGCAGTTGAATCAAGCAGAAAGATAA
- a CDS encoding ATP-dependent zinc protease family protein, with the protein MLSPPKVKKISLVFCSLGLLLGAGCTGQPTQADSSITQSVEIVGWVEKGKISGLDQEIKFKLDTGATTSSINAEIIEQPDEETESGGMIKFRFRDGEEVSQVYELPVARWVKIESRTQDYIRRPVVRMKMCVGGSWIEEEVNLADRDDFNYSVLVGRNMLKKGKLAVDSSQTFTQDPSCLKEEEQQ; encoded by the coding sequence TTGTTATCACCACCTAAAGTAAAAAAAATTTCCCTCGTATTCTGCTCTCTAGGCTTATTATTAGGGGCAGGATGCACAGGTCAACCTACTCAAGCTGATAGTTCAATTACACAATCAGTTGAGATTGTCGGTTGGGTAGAAAAAGGCAAAATTTCCGGCTTAGACCAAGAGATTAAATTTAAGTTAGATACAGGTGCAACTACCTCCTCAATTAATGCCGAAATTATCGAACAACCCGATGAAGAAACCGAATCTGGCGGAATGATTAAATTTCGTTTCCGCGATGGAGAAGAAGTCAGCCAAGTTTATGAGCTTCCTGTTGCTCGTTGGGTTAAAATCGAAAGTCGCACCCAAGATTACATTCGTCGTCCCGTGGTACGCATGAAAATGTGTGTTGGAGGTAGCTGGATTGAAGAAGAAGTAAACTTAGCAGATCGAGATGACTTTAACTATTCTGTTTTAGTCGGACGTAATATGCTTAAAAAAGGCAAATTGGCGGTTGATTCCTCTCAGACATTTACCCAAGATCCTTCTTGTCTAAAAGAGGAGGAACAACAGTGA
- a CDS encoding ATP-dependent Clp protease proteolytic subunit produces the protein MIDDNLKSSPIQAVQAPYRGGSTYRTPPPDLPSLLLKERIIYLGLPLVSPDEYKQQLGIDVTELIIAQLLFLQFDDPEKPIFMYINSTGTSWYGGEAIGFETEAFAICDTIDYIKPPVHTICLGQAMGTAAMILAAGAKGNRASLPNATIVLNQPRQGAQGQATDIQIRAKEVLANKRVTLELLSKYTGQPVEKLDKDTDRMFYLSPQEAQEYGIIDRVLSSTKDLPTPPPAGI, from the coding sequence ATGATCGATGACAACCTGAAATCATCACCAATACAGGCGGTGCAAGCCCCTTATCGAGGCGGATCTACCTACCGCACTCCACCCCCAGATTTACCCTCTTTACTTTTAAAAGAGCGAATTATCTATCTGGGACTACCTTTAGTGTCACCTGATGAATACAAACAACAACTTGGTATTGATGTTACTGAGCTAATTATCGCTCAATTGCTTTTCCTCCAGTTCGATGACCCAGAAAAACCGATTTTTATGTACATCAACTCTACTGGTACATCTTGGTACGGTGGAGAAGCGATCGGCTTTGAAACTGAGGCGTTTGCGATTTGCGATACTATTGATTACATCAAGCCTCCTGTACATACGATTTGTCTGGGTCAGGCAATGGGAACAGCAGCTATGATTCTTGCCGCAGGTGCAAAAGGTAATCGTGCTAGTCTACCCAACGCGACGATCGTACTCAATCAACCTCGTCAAGGGGCGCAAGGTCAAGCAACAGACATTCAAATCCGCGCGAAAGAAGTTTTGGCAAATAAGCGCGTGACTTTAGAGTTACTTTCTAAATATACAGGTCAGCCAGTCGAAAAATTAGATAAAGATACCGACCGAATGTTCTATCTGAGTCCGCAAGAAGCTCAAGAATACGGTATCATCGACCGCGTTTTGTCAAGTACCAAAGATTTGCCCACACCCCCTCCGGCGGGAATTTAA
- a CDS encoding ATP-dependent Clp protease proteolytic subunit has product MPIGVPKVPYQLPGQPYSDWINIYDRLYRERIIFLGRGINDGLANQIIAVMLYLDSEDSSKPIYLYINSPGGSVTAGMAIFDTMQHIKSDVITICVGLAASMGSFLLAAGTKGKRLALPHSRIMIHQPLGGVQGRRQATDIEIEAREILRIKRQLNQMLAERTGQTIEKIEKDTDRDYFMSAQEAKEYGLIDKVIEEGAP; this is encoded by the coding sequence ATGCCTATTGGTGTTCCCAAAGTACCTTATCAACTTCCCGGTCAACCTTATAGTGACTGGATTAATATCTACGATCGCCTTTATCGCGAACGGATTATTTTTCTCGGTCGCGGGATTAATGATGGTTTGGCTAATCAAATTATTGCCGTGATGCTTTACCTTGACTCGGAAGACTCCAGCAAACCGATTTATCTTTATATCAACTCTCCTGGAGGTTCCGTTACGGCGGGGATGGCGATTTTCGATACCATGCAGCATATCAAATCGGATGTAATTACGATTTGTGTCGGTTTAGCTGCTTCGATGGGTTCTTTCCTCCTGGCTGCGGGAACGAAAGGAAAACGCCTTGCTTTACCTCACTCTCGGATTATGATCCACCAACCTTTGGGTGGTGTGCAAGGTCGCCGACAAGCTACTGATATCGAAATTGAGGCAAGAGAAATTCTCCGGATTAAACGCCAACTCAATCAAATGTTAGCAGAACGCACTGGTCAAACAATCGAAAAGATTGAGAAAGATACCGATCGCGATTATTTCATGTCGGCTCAAGAAGCAAAAGAGTACGGACTCATTGACAAAGTGATCGAAGAAGGCGCACCCTAG